From one Bacteroides fragilis NCTC 9343 genomic stretch:
- a CDS encoding fimbrillin family protein, with amino-acid sequence MKINSMFFIAMCGLCISCGAEITTDTSSEILSDRQIPIGISTVAVPEYGAETTRGLIANATYQLGLFRTGDKGYPPQYDAPYTYTATGWTASTEVKVDHREVSLYAYYPYQSVSFVDNTTTAVLNAQLYSADKDMCYGKGIPVGSASMINNDAPEVEFTAMKHAYARLKLTLLRGTNYDKSKACNIKNITLKSNNTDFYPQRHLDITTAAGATEGTAVTTGYVYNPNVSIAIGGQSSYDFLLPPQPLAGNTLTVLVTVDDEVRFLNIAGLGSSLDAGSYYNVSLTITDIQMVLTDALTVNDYGTQGNTNFDYKYEMHN; translated from the coding sequence ATGAAAATTAATAGTATGTTTTTTATTGCCATGTGCGGATTGTGTATATCATGCGGGGCAGAGATTACAACGGACACTTCATCCGAAATATTATCCGACAGGCAGATTCCTATAGGAATATCGACTGTTGCCGTTCCTGAATACGGTGCGGAGACTACACGTGGGCTGATTGCTAACGCCACTTATCAATTGGGACTGTTTCGTACCGGTGACAAAGGTTACCCTCCTCAGTATGATGCGCCTTATACGTATACAGCAACCGGATGGACGGCTTCTACAGAAGTGAAGGTGGATCATCGAGAGGTGAGTTTGTATGCTTATTATCCTTATCAATCCGTTTCCTTTGTAGACAATACGACAACAGCCGTCCTGAATGCGCAACTTTACAGTGCGGATAAAGATATGTGCTATGGGAAGGGGATACCTGTGGGGAGTGCAAGCATGATCAATAATGATGCTCCGGAAGTGGAGTTTACAGCTATGAAACACGCTTATGCCCGGCTCAAACTGACATTGCTGCGTGGAACGAATTATGATAAGAGTAAGGCATGTAATATAAAGAATATTACTTTAAAATCTAATAATACCGATTTTTATCCGCAACGTCATTTGGATATCACCACGGCAGCCGGTGCAACCGAAGGAACTGCCGTGACAACAGGTTATGTTTATAATCCGAATGTGAGTATAGCGATTGGGGGGCAATCGAGCTATGACTTCTTGTTGCCTCCGCAGCCACTTGCCGGCAATACATTAACAGTTCTTGTGACGGTGGACGACGAAGTGCGTTTTTTGAATATTGCGGGATTGGGCAGTTCGTTGGATGCCGGGTCGTACTACAATGTATCTCTGACGATTACAGATATACAGATGGTACTTACGGATGCTTTGACAGTGAATGATTACGGGACTCAAGGGAATACTAATTTTGATTATAAATATGAGATGCACAATTGA
- a CDS encoding fimbrillin family protein: MKTNLLFFICILFALVSCEQEDKVSGEKTLAVVSASSDDRPSTRGIINDNTYALGVFRTTANTYAPLYNVKHIYSGGEWGADDVIKVDYRNASFFAYYPYHTATGNYAGLAGGTTLTLQAQLFNAGEDICYGAGEASGGGPVSVYNPFVEFLNMKHAYARLRLTLTRGEKFDKTKKCNIQNITFKSNNANFYLTRSLDIASTAGATGGSAVAAGYVHNPNVNIATGKSVTYEYMFPPQPLDGSKLTILVTVDGVTRSCDISTLGSSLDSGKYYGVSLTFTDVGIILSSAVVTVNNFGGQGNTQVDTEL, translated from the coding sequence ATGAAGACAAACCTATTATTTTTTATTTGCATCCTATTTGCATTAGTCTCTTGTGAACAAGAAGATAAGGTATCCGGAGAAAAGACACTGGCTGTAGTGTCCGCTTCTTCTGACGATAGGCCCTCAACACGTGGAATAATAAACGATAATACATACGCTTTAGGGGTCTTTCGGACTACTGCCAATACTTATGCGCCTTTATACAATGTGAAGCATATTTATTCGGGAGGAGAGTGGGGAGCCGATGATGTAATCAAGGTAGATTATCGGAATGCTTCTTTTTTTGCCTATTATCCTTATCATACAGCGACCGGAAATTATGCCGGACTGGCAGGTGGCACTACCTTGACCCTGCAAGCACAGCTATTCAATGCCGGAGAGGATATTTGCTATGGAGCAGGTGAAGCCTCGGGTGGAGGTCCGGTTAGTGTATACAATCCGTTTGTTGAGTTTCTGAATATGAAACATGCGTATGCCCGGTTGAGGTTGACACTGACCCGCGGGGAAAAATTTGATAAGACTAAAAAATGTAATATACAGAATATTACTTTCAAATCGAATAATGCCAATTTTTATCTGACACGTAGCCTCGATATCGCTTCCACTGCCGGAGCTACCGGAGGAAGCGCTGTGGCTGCCGGATATGTTCATAATCCTAACGTTAATATTGCCACCGGTAAAAGTGTGACATACGAGTATATGTTTCCTCCGCAACCACTGGACGGTAGTAAACTGACTATTCTTGTCACTGTCGACGGGGTAACTCGGAGTTGTGACATTTCAACGTTAGGCAGTTCTTTGGATTCGGGGAAATATTATGGAGTATCACTGACATTTACGGATGTGGGAATCATCCTGTCATCGGCGGTTGTTACTGTCAATAATTTTGGCGGACAAGGAAATACTCAGGTAGATACGGAATTATAA
- a CDS encoding fimbrillin family protein produces MNNLNDLIRIWCLLLILVACNQDDNTDGIPDYATVPCVINSVSVIEPHKVNTRATIGEGDSIGVFLTDDVAANGAGSTRKYSDRNNCKYTKVTGKWTPIDDENTVSLAEGVFANLWAVYPYHADKENGLDYTDRTAIPLKSRLYSAAKDLCYGKGTGATDETSFAQPAGSKVPVDISFLNMDHAYSWVVFRINRHLYTKAAKLSKVKVSNVLTYTTLDITNGTYAGNASTPEPGIAEKVDETIPELETDYVEVGFLIVPCTLGSIGTILGVADCGMKVDLTVDGDVYTLGIPRSKLSQLKAGKKYLIEITVQGAHGIVIAPDGVSTIDWPAPTTASGDLIGEATIHTNSVLNCFWS; encoded by the coding sequence ATGAATAATCTAAATGATCTGATCAGGATTTGGTGTTTGCTACTGATTTTGGTCGCCTGCAACCAAGATGACAATACGGATGGTATACCCGATTATGCCACCGTACCTTGTGTCATCAATAGCGTGAGTGTAATCGAACCGCATAAGGTCAATACTCGTGCTACGATAGGAGAGGGGGATTCTATCGGTGTCTTTTTGACGGATGATGTGGCGGCGAATGGAGCTGGTAGTACCCGAAAATACTCGGACAGGAATAACTGTAAATATACCAAGGTGACAGGGAAGTGGACGCCGATTGACGATGAAAACACAGTGTCACTGGCCGAAGGAGTTTTTGCAAACCTATGGGCAGTCTATCCTTATCATGCCGATAAGGAAAACGGATTGGATTATACGGATCGGACAGCCATCCCTCTAAAGTCAAGACTGTATTCGGCTGCAAAGGATTTGTGCTATGGGAAGGGAACCGGGGCAACCGATGAGACCAGTTTTGCTCAGCCTGCAGGAAGTAAAGTTCCTGTAGATATTTCTTTCTTAAATATGGATCATGCTTATAGCTGGGTCGTTTTTCGGATAAACAGGCATTTGTATACCAAAGCGGCTAAGTTGTCTAAAGTAAAAGTGTCTAATGTATTGACATATACAACACTGGATATTACAAACGGAACTTATGCCGGCAATGCATCCACCCCGGAGCCGGGAATCGCTGAGAAAGTGGACGAAACGATTCCGGAACTGGAAACTGATTATGTAGAGGTGGGCTTTCTTATCGTACCTTGCACATTAGGATCGATCGGAACCATTCTGGGAGTAGCTGACTGTGGCATGAAAGTAGACCTTACAGTGGATGGTGACGTATATACATTGGGGATTCCGCGTTCTAAATTATCTCAATTGAAAGCCGGGAAAAAATACTTGATTGAGATCACCGTACAAGGAGCGCATGGAATCGTCATTGCTCCGGATGGGGTTTCTACTATTGACTGGCCTGCGCCAACCACTGCTTCGGGAGACTTGATAGGTGAGGCTACTATACATACAAATTCTGTTTTAAACTGTTTTTGGTCATGA
- a CDS encoding fimbrillin family protein — protein MIMKLNMNINTSVAAIYAMMLLLVACSQERTLFPTEKTDRVPLSVFTSFKADVTTRATAQPLPEGSSIGVFLIADANYTPQSNVKYTCQPDDEWTSETSVWVGGARAGLCAYYPFGKVTFSADIQTQTTLKNQAYTEDADWWYAKDNAAVTVTNLSPEIEFLLEKPYSQLSLEMIRNGRYPLQCKITNVRIELENGESMVDTGTFDIKDGSLQNTTDVTSYSYPTSGPMHDTGLGVGEAARDTTCNYLFVPQILASGLKLTLTIDEREFSVIVPQADLGELIAGKRHVVRLDIRGGIPINIVEVTTKEWQSTSLDGGDATTIKDTTEIIIDGGKVGTEDWASDPTENGSGAL, from the coding sequence ATGATTATGAAACTCAATATGAATATAAATACTTCTGTGGCTGCCATATATGCAATGATGTTATTATTGGTTGCCTGTTCGCAGGAAAGGACTTTATTTCCGACAGAAAAAACGGACAGGGTGCCTTTAAGCGTATTCACTTCGTTCAAGGCGGATGTGACTACAAGAGCTACTGCTCAACCATTGCCTGAGGGGAGCAGTATCGGAGTTTTTTTGATAGCAGATGCTAACTATACCCCTCAGAGTAATGTGAAATACACTTGTCAGCCCGATGACGAATGGACGTCAGAGACCTCTGTTTGGGTGGGCGGGGCAAGAGCCGGTCTGTGTGCGTATTATCCGTTTGGTAAAGTTACTTTTTCTGCAGATATACAGACACAGACCACATTAAAAAACCAAGCTTACACGGAGGATGCGGATTGGTGGTATGCTAAAGACAATGCGGCTGTCACAGTCACTAATCTGTCACCTGAGATAGAATTTTTATTAGAGAAACCTTATTCTCAGCTCTCTTTGGAGATGATTCGTAACGGAAGGTATCCGTTGCAATGTAAAATAACCAATGTACGTATAGAATTGGAAAACGGGGAATCGATGGTTGACACCGGGACGTTCGATATAAAAGACGGGAGCCTGCAAAACACAACGGATGTTACTTCTTATTCATATCCAACCTCCGGACCTATGCATGACACGGGATTGGGGGTAGGAGAAGCGGCGAGAGATACCACTTGTAATTATCTGTTTGTTCCTCAGATTCTCGCGTCCGGGTTGAAACTGACTTTGACCATCGATGAACGTGAGTTCAGTGTGATTGTGCCACAGGCGGATCTTGGCGAGTTGATAGCAGGAAAACGCCACGTAGTCCGATTGGATATCAGAGGGGGAATACCGATTAATATAGTGGAGGTTACCACGAAAGAGTGGCAATCAACAAGCCTTGATGGTGGTGATGCCACTACTATTAAAGATACAACAGAGATCATTATTGATGGTGGTAAAGTGGGAACAGAAGATTGGGCGTCGGATCCTACAGAAAATGGATCAGGAGCACTGTAA
- a CDS encoding fimbrillin family protein yields the protein MIQLKDKLKVNGGTRRYMEMIGLSLAFSLFAVSCTQDSDTFYPSSPEEEHPSVDESRMIPIQLSVDGVDQFYGGAVTRSGETVARLVQPLDSTYDTGYDVETTVESIPLENIVSTRANLGNVQFRVVAYRTDASSADHYAGTAVYKTNGSGVAAIVAKTATPVNSAGQWILGPGTYTFVCYSYGLNSAPAMLSGNWSATVSHNQDFMLCRKEEVVVAPDDRGEFTLGGISFTRQCALLQLAVTANDFTNNTVQQCAATVSNLNSNNITWNAGQTALSTGGTGGAVNFSWSSLNAATVNSNVYKVLPQSSRTLTIKLTTLRIGNIQYNNRVTVNASGRQFAAGGNYKITVKITGNGITVGGATWAKGNVYKSGSNFYFESSQSGYHSGTQGGSFFGWNTLSSTNNTYGGSSFSSDNDPCYQVAPRGTWCTPTANQLQNLGNSGYRSGYLDGKRGGYFGGNKVFLPAMGNRGKNNVNYWPETGYYRSSTGASGKRCYYLEFNQSYAVKNNYYWYWDGFPIRCVKR from the coding sequence ATGATACAACTGAAAGATAAACTAAAAGTAAATGGCGGAACGAGACGGTACATGGAAATGATTGGTTTAAGCCTGGCATTTTCTCTTTTCGCAGTGAGTTGCACTCAGGACAGTGATACGTTTTATCCATCGTCTCCGGAGGAGGAACATCCCTCCGTGGATGAAAGCCGGATGATTCCGATACAGTTGAGTGTGGACGGGGTTGATCAATTTTACGGAGGGGCAGTGACGCGTTCAGGAGAAACTGTTGCCCGCCTGGTACAGCCTTTGGATTCTACTTATGATACCGGATATGATGTAGAGACAACAGTGGAATCAATTCCATTAGAGAATATTGTGTCGACCCGTGCCAACTTGGGCAATGTACAGTTTCGTGTGGTGGCTTACAGAACAGATGCTTCGTCTGCCGATCATTATGCGGGGACAGCTGTTTATAAGACAAATGGTTCGGGAGTCGCAGCTATTGTAGCCAAGACAGCTACTCCTGTCAATAGTGCCGGACAATGGATATTGGGGCCGGGCACATATACTTTTGTGTGCTATTCTTATGGACTGAATAGCGCACCGGCTATGTTATCCGGTAATTGGTCTGCAACTGTTTCGCACAATCAGGATTTTATGCTTTGCCGGAAAGAAGAAGTTGTAGTAGCTCCCGATGATAGAGGAGAGTTTACATTGGGAGGAATCAGCTTTACGCGTCAGTGCGCTTTGCTCCAACTGGCTGTCACGGCCAATGATTTTACTAATAATACGGTTCAACAATGTGCAGCCACTGTATCCAACCTGAATAGTAACAACATAACCTGGAATGCCGGTCAGACAGCCCTTTCAACAGGCGGCACAGGAGGAGCTGTAAACTTTTCCTGGAGCAGCTTGAATGCGGCTACGGTTAATAGTAATGTATATAAGGTGCTGCCACAGAGCAGCCGTACGTTAACCATTAAGCTCACGACTTTGCGAATTGGTAATATACAATATAATAACCGTGTGACGGTGAATGCCTCCGGGCGTCAATTTGCGGCAGGAGGTAATTATAAGATAACTGTTAAGATAACAGGAAACGGTATTACTGTGGGGGGAGCTACGTGGGCAAAAGGGAATGTTTACAAGAGTGGGAGTAATTTTTATTTTGAGTCCTCACAAAGTGGTTATCACAGTGGTACACAAGGTGGATCTTTTTTCGGCTGGAATACTCTCTCTTCCACTAATAACACGTATGGAGGAAGCTCCTTTTCTTCCGATAATGATCCTTGCTATCAGGTTGCTCCCCGAGGAACATGGTGTACTCCGACTGCCAACCAGTTACAAAATTTGGGAAATAGTGGATATAGGTCTGGATATCTGGATGGTAAGAGGGGAGGATATTTTGGCGGTAATAAGGTTTTTCTGCCCGCAATGGGAAACAGAGGTAAGAATAATGTAAACTATTGGCCTGAAACGGGGTATTACAGAAGCAGTACGGGTGCCAGTGGTAAGCGTTGCTATTATCTGGAGTTTAATCAGAGCTATGCTGTTAAGAATAACTATTATTGGTATTGGGACGGATTCCCGATAAGATGCGTCAAAAGATGA
- a CDS encoding fimbrillin family protein — MKGVLYISFLVCILLGCSDSDGLPDGGKDKTARTELEIVSASIVEGNTQTRADVPFTPGSSIALFCHGQAAETSYTPVNNRKYTLNSGDSKWTAESEATTIYLGSEKADVCGYYPYVEGTVGTADTLYNVRTTIPMDTQDYDPSKELYYVANQEVDAKRYFVEMHFKHAYSRLVLNIGVEDAYPATCSINSVALANDSLFRKAVIDITSGTVGIHPDDTEKQFRGGYNITKDLPYLLDSPDKKYQADLLMIPTKLLPDPFEPTKGLSVIVNVSGFPATVIIPIDDLSDFESGKKYVVSLKLRGIAIKSVTVTTTDWDEKRLNEGVDYEPLPQS, encoded by the coding sequence ATGAAAGGAGTACTATACATAAGTTTTTTAGTTTGCATATTGCTGGGGTGCAGCGATAGTGATGGCTTGCCGGACGGGGGAAAAGACAAAACAGCCCGTACTGAGCTGGAAATAGTGTCTGCTTCTATTGTGGAAGGCAATACACAGACTCGTGCAGATGTACCTTTTACGCCCGGAAGTTCCATTGCTTTGTTTTGCCACGGGCAGGCAGCCGAAACGAGCTATACGCCTGTGAATAACAGAAAATATACGCTAAATTCCGGTGATAGTAAGTGGACAGCCGAGTCGGAGGCGACTACCATTTATTTAGGTAGCGAGAAGGCGGATGTGTGCGGGTATTATCCCTATGTGGAAGGGACAGTTGGGACTGCTGATACTCTTTATAATGTCCGTACTACCATTCCTATGGATACGCAAGATTATGATCCTTCAAAAGAACTGTATTATGTGGCTAACCAGGAAGTCGATGCTAAGAGATATTTTGTAGAAATGCATTTTAAGCATGCTTATTCACGTTTAGTATTGAATATAGGGGTCGAAGATGCTTATCCGGCTACGTGTAGTATTAATTCAGTGGCTTTGGCAAACGACTCATTGTTTCGAAAAGCGGTGATAGATATTACGAGTGGTACTGTTGGCATCCATCCGGATGATACGGAGAAACAATTCAGGGGTGGATATAACATTACAAAAGACCTTCCTTATCTTTTAGACAGTCCTGATAAAAAATACCAGGCTGATCTGCTTATGATTCCTACAAAATTATTGCCTGACCCTTTTGAACCCACTAAAGGGCTTAGCGTCATAGTGAATGTAAGTGGATTTCCGGCAACGGTGATCATTCCGATAGACGATCTCTCTGATTTCGAGAGTGGTAAAAAATACGTTGTCTCTTTGAAATTGAGAGGAATCGCAATTAAATCGGTGACCGTAACCACTACTGACTGGGATGAGAAAAGACTGAATGAAGGTGTAGATTATGAACCGCTTCCCCAATCTTAA